atgctcattcaccctaggggtgaactgAAGAATTGTTCATTAGGTATCACGTGCTAATCAAATTTCCGGGTGAATTTAGAAGTTCATGTATGTGCGTTCACCATCCTCAAGCTGGAGCCAAACCTAAATTAGGATGACCAAGATTAATCTACCAAATCAAATGTCTTCTGTTAATTCCAAGACCCAAAACCATTTACAAATAATACCATCATCATCAATTACACTGGTACTTTATTTtgacaaaaacagaaaaagaataaaTCAACACACAcagaaaaaaattacaaactcaaCACTCAGAAAGCATGCACCAAGCGAAGAATCATTATTCCTTCATTGTCTTTGTGTTAAACGGCATAAAGGTCCTCACAACCTTCTTAACTCCGTCAGCTAAAGAAGTACAACTGACGGTTCCGTCGTTCCCGGCGAGCACCTTGTACTTGTCCTTCCTGGTGAAGTTGGTGCATTCGAACCCTAACGTGGCGGCCAAGATCCTCTGCACGTAATTAGCAACATCGTGAGGACTCTTCCCCGACGAACAGGTAGCTTCAATTGGCAACTGGTTCAAGAACGTGACCTCATACACCGGTCTAGGGTtcatgaagaagaaaatggggtCCAAAGCCTTGCAGCCCTTGGCCGTGGTTGCATGGAAGAACCCAACCCTATAGTTCATGGCCACGGGGACAATTCGGTCCGTGAGCTCGGCAAAGAGTGCGCTGAACCTCAACAAGAAAGGCTCGCGACACGTCGTTCCTTCGGGGCAGACCACTAGATCTCCTTTGGAGAGTTCACGCTTGATTTTCTCGGCGTCCACATGTCGGATTCGGGTTAATCGGACGGTGGGGATCGGGGatataatctcggagaatcgaGAGACAGAGTATGTGACGGCTGGAATCCTACGGCCGAGTACTGTGGACAGCACGACGGGGTCCATTAGGGTTCTGTGAGTGCAGACAAATAGTACGCCAGAGTTGTTGTTTTCGGGGACTGCGGGTGGGGGAGGGGGTTTGCCTTTAACGATGACTTTGCCGCCCAGTAACCGGGACACCAAGGGTTTAGCCCACATTGGCATCATCAAGCCCACGGTTATACGAATGAAGGCTAGTAAGATGCCTAGAGGCATCCATAGGAGGATTAAGAGAGCGGTGGATGGGGTCGGGCGCTTGACCAGTCGACCGTCGTGGAAGATCACGGGGAGGGGGCGGAGGAGCTGTTGTTCGTCCTTTTGGTTGGTCATCGTGAATGGTGGGTGCATTTGTTCCTGTAGATAAGCCAGTTTCCCATGAGGTGAAATGAAAGCTAGCTGTTGGTCTTACAATTATTTTGTATATCACATACATTACACGGAAATTGTTTTTCTAAATCTTAAAAGTATGAAACTTTGCCCATTAGTTCTCTGCAATCCTAGTTACTAAATATAACGTACATTTATGCCAAATAACAATTCGTCATATATACCACCAGATACTTCCGCACATTATTACCGATTAGAATTGGTAGGTGATGAATATATCAATATAAGGAAGAGTTAGTTTAGGGAACAGTCAATAACGCAAATATTCATTACCTACCTTACATGACGATAAAAACGAAGAACTTGATGATGTAGGCCTTCCCAACCCTAACGTAGGTTGTTTTAATTCCTCTGCAACCAGCTTGGCCACCCGGTCACAGGAATGACTGGATCCAACTTCACCCTGAACGAATCCTGTGGCTAGCCCAAATCGGTTCACAACAAGCTCGCAACCGATAACTTCATCAGCACGCAAATGCTCCTTCACAAACCTCTCCACCATTATCCTCGGCATCTTTGTCACCACAACCCGCTCGTCACAAGCACTGAACACCTTCCACGCCTCCATATCGACATCCTCCACGTAAAACTTCGGCAGCACAGCTCGAGCCACTGATTTGATCTCCGATTCGCTAACTCCTGCGACAGCAAAAAAGATCATGAGCTTGAGCCCTGCCTCCTCCCTACCTATCATCTCGAGAAACCGGATCACCGGAAACATGACTAGCAACAAGGTGAACCGGAACAACCCGGACGCCTCGAATGCCAGCAACATGAAGTAGGAGAAAGGGTCGGTGTCCTTGAGGAGTGTCCCTTCTAGCTCTGAAACAACAGAAGAATGATCCATTTGTGTAACTTCTTGCATGGGTTTTTTATGTTTCCCGGTTTATAAGGCACAATAAAGCAGTTTAAACAGTTTGCCAAACTAGTTACACCAAAATCTGTATTAATTACTCATTTTGGGTTTTGAGTAGATGTATCTGCAAGGAAAAGAGGATAATACGCAATGTTATATATACACAAAAGATCGTTTTCTTAACCCCAACAACAACTTCCTGAAGGGATCATGACAAAGTCCACTTGTTCACACCTAATTGGTTATTCTACTTAGTTAGGTCGCTTACTTAGTTGCTTTAACATTTCGATAATGGTGACGAGACGTAAACATGTTGGTTTATTCTTGTTATATAAGCTTTGGGAAAAGTTTGTAGGTGTGACAAAA
This portion of the Rosa chinensis cultivar Old Blush chromosome 1, RchiOBHm-V2, whole genome shotgun sequence genome encodes:
- the LOC112197204 gene encoding glycerol-3-phosphate acyltransferase 5, coding for MQEVTQMDHSSVVSELEGTLLKDTDPFSYFMLLAFEASGLFRFTLLLVMFPVIRFLEMIGREEAGLKLMIFFAVAGVSESEIKSVARAVLPKFYVEDVDMEAWKVFSACDERVVVTKMPRIMVERFVKEHLRADEVIGCELVVNRFGLATGFVQGEVGSSHSCDRVAKLVAEELKQPTLGLGRPTSSSSSFLSSCKEQMHPPFTMTNQKDEQQLLRPLPVIFHDGRLVKRPTPSTALLILLWMPLGILLAFIRITVGLMMPMWAKPLVSRLLGGKVIVKGKPPPPPAVPENNNSGVLFVCTHRTLMDPVVLSTVLGRRIPAVTYSVSRFSEIISPIPTVRLTRIRHVDAEKIKRELSKGDLVVCPEGTTCREPFLLRFSALFAELTDRIVPVAMNYRVGFFHATTAKGCKALDPIFFFMNPRPVYEVTFLNQLPIEATCSSGKSPHDVANYVQRILAATLGFECTNFTRKDKYKVLAGNDGTVSCTSLADGVKKVVRTFMPFNTKTMKE